In Hallerella succinigenes, the following are encoded in one genomic region:
- a CDS encoding RAMP superfamily CRISPR-associated protein yields MLNLSYTIRLVSDAETSSGLGSDLIDGLVARNVDGNPVIPASHIKGLMRQVVKDLPGFVSDDKKKKILDAFGVPGALRENGALFSVTDACVDGEAATRLISRTAIDENGVAKDSSLRTNEAISAGSKFSGHVHLNVDSKFVDLLVRYSLLSVFEVGGSRNRGAGACVVSIADEKRTPGMVLRELLALNDFAVQESSSSECCTVGNDETVFVKLSFVADSSICVPELPIVGNNTIVSGFAIPASAVQGCILTKINSLNPAVATAAFESENFRTWPMLPIPNVPGFDGCYSVWASASHKISKLANANDTYNFCDEMIEPFQWEKCPKNAPIKSADGVLIACGTDKVTLWRSGDMARHLSAHGVVNGGASDDERAFYTIESLAEKRFVGFAAMPEKAFRLLENVLGNEKNPGTDPVVSIGKARTVRGTGKLFVEKVDSLPVELPRTSKDNKIVPAFIVQSPILVDSDITAESADEILKTMVERAGWGEVEKASASIRILFGWNRHKNGLQKAERVIAPGSVFSLRQIPDNLCEKFLKGIGGGKERGFGAVLPHPSIAKSRYIPNPEKKTVASANDAAKEGWLLWKTSQRSGNPLSASQISQLICRIAADKTADKVEVKAYFDKQLHRPDNIWDRWKFVMEDIETLLEKDSAYVKAALNVWHDLRVAEE; encoded by the coding sequence ATGCTGAATTTAAGTTATACGATTCGGTTGGTTTCTGATGCGGAAACTTCAAGTGGACTTGGCTCCGATTTGATAGATGGTCTCGTTGCAAGAAATGTCGACGGAAATCCCGTGATTCCGGCTTCGCACATAAAGGGACTGATGCGTCAAGTCGTGAAAGATTTGCCCGGGTTCGTTTCTGATGACAAGAAGAAAAAAATTCTGGACGCATTTGGTGTGCCGGGGGCCCTGCGCGAAAACGGTGCGCTCTTCTCGGTGACCGATGCGTGCGTGGACGGCGAAGCTGCCACTAGGCTGATATCGCGAACCGCGATAGACGAGAACGGCGTGGCGAAGGATTCTTCGCTGCGTACCAACGAGGCTATTTCGGCGGGTAGCAAGTTCAGCGGGCATGTCCATCTGAATGTGGATTCGAAATTCGTCGATTTGCTTGTTCGTTATTCTCTGCTTTCCGTGTTCGAAGTGGGCGGCTCACGCAATCGTGGGGCGGGAGCCTGTGTAGTTTCGATTGCGGACGAAAAGAGAACTCCGGGAATGGTCCTTCGTGAACTACTCGCACTGAACGATTTTGCTGTTCAAGAATCGTCTTCATCGGAATGCTGCACGGTCGGTAACGACGAAACGGTTTTTGTCAAGCTGTCCTTTGTTGCCGATTCGTCTATTTGCGTACCGGAACTTCCCATTGTAGGTAACAACACGATTGTTTCTGGTTTTGCGATTCCCGCAAGCGCGGTACAGGGTTGTATTTTGACCAAGATCAATTCGCTGAATCCGGCTGTAGCGACGGCCGCGTTTGAATCTGAAAATTTTAGGACGTGGCCGATGCTTCCTATTCCGAATGTTCCTGGATTTGATGGTTGCTATTCTGTATGGGCGTCTGCCTCGCACAAGATAAGTAAGCTCGCCAATGCGAACGATACCTACAATTTCTGTGACGAGATGATAGAACCTTTTCAATGGGAAAAGTGTCCCAAGAATGCACCGATTAAATCGGCAGATGGCGTGTTGATTGCTTGTGGAACGGACAAGGTCACTCTTTGGCGTTCGGGCGATATGGCCCGCCATTTGTCGGCCCATGGTGTTGTAAACGGTGGCGCCTCTGATGACGAAAGGGCTTTTTACACGATAGAATCCTTAGCCGAAAAGCGTTTTGTCGGTTTTGCCGCGATGCCCGAAAAAGCGTTCCGCTTGCTTGAAAATGTGCTTGGCAACGAAAAGAATCCTGGAACGGATCCTGTTGTGTCCATAGGCAAGGCAAGAACGGTTCGTGGAACAGGTAAGCTCTTTGTTGAAAAAGTTGACTCCTTGCCAGTTGAATTGCCGAGGACCAGTAAGGATAACAAGATAGTCCCTGCATTTATCGTGCAGTCTCCTATTCTTGTGGATTCTGACATTACCGCAGAATCTGCTGATGAAATTTTGAAAACTATGGTGGAACGTGCCGGTTGGGGCGAGGTTGAAAAGGCTTCTGCTTCTATTCGTATCCTTTTCGGTTGGAACCGTCATAAAAACGGTCTGCAAAAGGCTGAAAGGGTGATTGCTCCGGGTTCCGTGTTTAGCCTAAGGCAAATTCCTGACAACCTGTGTGAAAAATTTTTGAAGGGAATCGGTGGCGGCAAGGAACGCGGCTTTGGTGCTGTTCTTCCGCACCCCAGTATTGCGAAGAGCCGTTACATTCCGAATCCGGAAAAGAAAACGGTTGCATCAGCGAATGATGCTGCTAAGGAAGGCTGGCTCTTGTGGAAAACATCGCAGCGAAGCGGCAATCCGCTGAGTGCAAGCCAGATTTCGCAATTGATTTGCCGAATTGCGGCAGACAAAACTGCTGATAAAGTCGAGGTAAAAGCGTATTTCGACAAGCAGTTGCATCGACCTGATAACATTTGGGACCGTTGGAAGTTTGTGATGGAAGATATTGAAACGCTTCTGGAAAAGGATTCGGCCTATGTCAAGGCAGCTTTGAATGTTTGGCATGATCTCAGAGTCGCGGAGGAATAG
- a CDS encoding helix-turn-helix domain-containing protein: MYQKHTKEEWAKAYELHKDGYDSPSISRLTGLELSEIKRHIRLYRQTGCWQTERKTNVRSTPALRRTVIDAVVKKSLSYAEVIAKYSISFTSLSSWLRKYRHGGYEELLATKPRGRPPKMNKAKPKWTTGMSEIERLREENEYLKAENAYLKKLKALDQEESAEMFGIGPKSSAN, encoded by the coding sequence ATGTACCAGAAACACACAAAAGAAGAATGGGCCAAGGCCTATGAACTTCACAAGGATGGTTACGACTCTCCGTCAATCTCAAGGTTGACAGGTCTGGAACTGTCCGAAATTAAGCGCCATATCCGGCTTTACCGACAGACCGGCTGTTGGCAGACTGAAAGGAAAACGAATGTTCGGTCAACTCCTGCCTTGAGGAGGACTGTCATCGACGCGGTCGTCAAGAAATCTCTATCTTATGCGGAAGTTATCGCCAAGTACAGCATAAGTTTTACCAGCCTGAGTTCCTGGCTGCGGAAATACCGTCATGGCGGATACGAAGAACTGCTAGCTACCAAGCCGAGAGGGAGACCACCCAAGATGAACAAGGCCAAGCCGAAATGGACAACGGGAATGAGCGAGATTGAACGCCTCAGGGAAGAAAATGAGTATCTAAAAGCGGAGAACGCCTACCTAAAAAAATTAAAGGCCCTAGACCAGGAAGAAAGTGCCGAGATGTTCGGTATAGGGCCCAAGTCGTCCGCGAACTGA
- a CDS encoding RAMP superfamily CRISPR-associated protein, whose protein sequence is MGKYYRISGVVKFPEGLAAGESRGANAIEIARNGEGLPVLRGTSLAGVLRNGLREAGVPDKSICFWFGDKLEGKNDFKVSQIVVADVVLNAGEQTPETRMHNQVDRKTGSVADTALFGVEMLPPQTKGQLLIYVIPRDEQPAENILRALEGVFATTLLLGGNRNRGIGRMDASDVKCYAFDCSTVDGFAKWQDVRYADRSGLEPNLSGCAPVSFGAESTQFVKNYKVMFKIPRGEDISVGYGKNLDGDTCAPQYVYEANGTKKWRIPGSSFRGVIRSWMTRLAVKDGAGEEPILDLFGTLKKRGRIHFTDAYCLSNPKENCEQSRAHVAVDRFSGGTVQGALFFSKVLVGNCAFEMNVSVVAPNAKELEWLKKTLLAIHLGIISIGSSKASGLLEIENWDELKNKIESDIAELGVQKAEV, encoded by the coding sequence ATGGGCAAGTATTATAGGATTTCTGGTGTCGTTAAATTTCCCGAGGGCCTTGCGGCTGGTGAAAGTCGTGGGGCAAATGCGATAGAGATTGCTCGTAATGGTGAGGGCTTGCCGGTACTTCGCGGAACCTCGCTTGCAGGCGTATTGCGTAATGGTTTACGAGAAGCAGGTGTGCCTGATAAATCAATTTGTTTCTGGTTTGGCGACAAACTTGAAGGCAAGAATGATTTTAAGGTTTCGCAGATTGTTGTGGCGGATGTGGTTCTCAATGCGGGAGAACAGACTCCGGAAACAAGAATGCACAATCAGGTGGATCGCAAGACAGGCTCGGTTGCTGATACTGCTTTGTTTGGTGTTGAAATGTTGCCACCACAGACGAAAGGTCAGTTGCTGATATATGTAATTCCCCGAGATGAACAACCTGCTGAAAATATTTTGCGTGCGTTGGAAGGTGTCTTTGCGACAACACTGCTGTTAGGCGGTAACCGTAATCGTGGTATTGGCCGTATGGATGCAAGCGATGTTAAATGTTATGCGTTTGATTGTTCCACGGTAGATGGCTTTGCCAAGTGGCAGGATGTCCGCTATGCAGACCGAAGTGGTTTGGAACCAAATCTTTCTGGATGCGCTCCTGTTTCTTTTGGCGCCGAATCAACGCAGTTCGTAAAGAACTATAAAGTAATGTTCAAAATCCCTCGTGGTGAAGACATTTCTGTGGGCTATGGTAAAAACCTGGATGGCGATACCTGTGCTCCGCAATATGTCTACGAAGCCAACGGCACAAAGAAATGGCGAATTCCGGGTTCGTCCTTTAGGGGTGTAATCCGTTCGTGGATGACCCGCCTTGCTGTAAAAGATGGTGCCGGTGAAGAACCGATTCTGGATTTGTTCGGTACACTAAAAAAACGTGGACGAATTCACTTCACTGATGCTTACTGCTTGTCCAATCCGAAGGAAAATTGCGAGCAAAGTCGCGCACACGTTGCGGTTGACCGTTTCTCGGGTGGCACAGTGCAGGGGGCATTGTTTTTTAGTAAGGTGCTAGTCGGAAATTGTGCTTTTGAAATGAATGTTTCAGTGGTTGCTCCGAATGCTAAGGAACTTGAATGGCTCAAAAAAACGCTACTTGCAATCCATTTGGGCATTATCTCTATCGGCAGTAGCAAGGCAAGTGGCTTGCTTGAAATTGAAAACTGGGATGAACTGAAAAATAAAATCGAGTCTGATATTGCAGAACTCGGTGTGCAAAAGGCGGAGGTGTAA
- a CDS encoding OmpA family protein, with the protein MMNKKLLAATLALSCGMAFAETGLEGGADGLHQQSAKTLGQGTISAGIGAQGVVDSKASAYNYTYTTDGEQTVVGNLIPSMSFNVHAAIGILDWLDFGIVLPVHYDDVYPDNDGDLYGWGIGDLQTWLKVRLPVFDTTDIVNVAFLGQMYIPTGDDISGMRPRHAWYANPYGGTNAYSADDWALEASLLLTLDFNKMGIPLRWNNNIGYVGTIGEGSNTMLYGTGLNFTAIKAADLFLEYWGEMRIEKTTEVHSRDPLRDPMWITPGVRFHLAQGVDLALGFDLGVTALIPEEKLKNKYVVVEKRDNGKSTKYAVGAPMYGMSALLTWKGNPFKGAKDQDGDGVEDNKDQCAHTPEGVKVDEKGCPLDEDGDKIPDYLDQCKGTPAGTEVDSIGCPVKKDTAAADTAKPAADTAKPAPIDTAAICAAISDSDKDNVADAQDKCPNTPARAIVDSTGCPIDSDKDGVVDGLDQCPNNPAGALVDSTGCPVDSDKDGVQDYKDKCPNTPVGTKVDSVGCTLDSDLDGVIDAIDQCPNTLQGVEVNEVGCPIRKKEDLSKLRKGIQFKLNSAILTKKSYGTLDDIVGLMNKYEQAKIEVQGHTDNSGKESYNQNLSERRAKTVADYIIKKGVATDRVRAAGYGSSHPVADNKTKAGREANRRVELIPFH; encoded by the coding sequence ATGATGAATAAAAAACTTTTGGCCGCAACGCTTGCCCTTTCATGTGGAATGGCATTTGCGGAAACCGGATTGGAAGGTGGCGCCGATGGTTTGCACCAGCAAAGTGCTAAAACTTTAGGCCAGGGCACGATTTCTGCCGGAATCGGTGCACAGGGCGTTGTCGATTCCAAGGCCTCCGCCTACAATTACACCTACACAACTGACGGTGAGCAAACAGTCGTTGGAAACTTGATTCCATCCATGTCCTTTAACGTCCACGCCGCCATCGGTATTTTGGACTGGTTGGACTTCGGCATCGTACTCCCGGTTCACTATGATGACGTATATCCGGATAACGATGGCGATTTGTACGGCTGGGGTATCGGCGACTTGCAGACCTGGTTAAAAGTGCGTCTGCCGGTGTTTGATACCACCGACATCGTGAATGTCGCTTTTCTCGGCCAGATGTATATTCCTACCGGTGATGACATTTCCGGCATGCGTCCCCGTCACGCTTGGTACGCAAACCCTTATGGCGGAACCAACGCTTACTCTGCAGACGACTGGGCTTTGGAAGCGAGCCTGCTCTTGACTTTGGATTTCAACAAGATGGGCATTCCATTGCGTTGGAATAACAACATCGGTTACGTTGGAACAATTGGTGAAGGTTCTAACACAATGCTCTACGGCACGGGCTTGAACTTTACCGCCATCAAGGCCGCAGACCTGTTCCTCGAATACTGGGGCGAAATGCGCATTGAAAAAACAACCGAAGTCCACTCTCGCGACCCGCTCCGCGACCCGATGTGGATTACTCCGGGTGTGCGTTTCCACCTCGCTCAGGGGGTGGATCTCGCCTTGGGCTTCGATCTGGGTGTAACAGCTTTGATTCCAGAAGAAAAGCTTAAGAATAAATATGTTGTTGTTGAAAAACGTGACAACGGCAAAAGTACCAAGTACGCCGTCGGGGCTCCGATGTACGGCATGTCCGCACTCCTTACCTGGAAGGGCAATCCGTTTAAGGGCGCCAAGGATCAAGATGGTGATGGCGTCGAAGACAACAAGGACCAGTGCGCTCACACTCCGGAAGGCGTGAAAGTTGACGAAAAGGGCTGCCCGCTCGATGAAGACGGCGACAAAATCCCGGACTACCTCGACCAGTGCAAGGGCACTCCGGCTGGTACCGAAGTCGATAGCATCGGCTGTCCGGTCAAGAAGGATACCGCAGCTGCTGATACAGCAAAGCCTGCCGCAGACACCGCCAAGCCTGCTCCGATTGACACCGCAGCTATCTGCGCCGCAATCTCTGACAGCGATAAGGATAACGTCGCAGACGCTCAGGATAAATGCCCGAATACGCCGGCAAGAGCCATCGTCGACAGCACCGGTTGCCCGATCGATAGCGATAAGGACGGCGTTGTAGACGGCCTTGACCAATGTCCAAACAATCCAGCAGGAGCCCTTGTAGACAGCACCGGTTGTCCGGTCGACTCCGATAAGGACGGTGTTCAGGACTATAAGGACAAGTGCCCTAATACTCCGGTAGGTACCAAGGTGGATTCCGTCGGCTGCACTCTCGATAGTGACTTGGACGGTGTGATCGACGCAATTGATCAGTGCCCGAACACGCTCCAGGGCGTGGAAGTGAACGAAGTCGGCTGCCCGATTCGCAAAAAGGAAGACTTGAGCAAGCTCCGCAAGGGCATTCAGTTCAAGCTCAACTCCGCAATCCTCACCAAGAAGAGCTACGGAACCTTGGACGATATCGTCGGACTGATGAATAAGTACGAACAGGCTAAGATCGAAGTTCAGGGTCACACCGATAACAGCGGTAAAGAATCCTACAACCAGAATCTTTCTGAACGCCGCGCTAAGACCGTTGCCGACTACATCATCAAGAAGGGTGTCGCTACAGACCGCGTCCGTGCTGCTGGCTACGGTTCATCCCACCCGGTCGCTGACAACAAGACGAAGGCTGGCCGCGAAGCGAATCGCCGCGTGGAACTCATCCCGTTTCACTAA
- a CDS encoding putative CRISPR-associated protein — protein MQYFIYTTCGTSTFTNPARKDPELNDLIIKNSNARNEDELLPGAKEKIDAHYDSLIEEWQNYSIADARAKSAELNSLLSWQEKNKIPASECLCFLLHTDTVLGANAASLVEEWLTHHGYMSVQLQKIDSLSTSSLENFEKGLASLAEWAFANIPSPEQRSSNEKYVFNVAGGFKSVSGFMQILGQFLADETIYLFEGHSEILSMPHLPVRWEEIETIRQNFNDYRRVSLGIPPKNPERLNSLWVRNGQFTPWGQIAWESAKQELYGEKVHTFVCDLVREGEKFRKSVEGLDAFRKKIVNERIDDLCAFFLSGKVKNIRRLDYKLVKGNHPWSNECDAWADGSAMRLFCNEKGNGVVVECLGNALH, from the coding sequence ATGCAATACTTTATCTATACTACCTGTGGTACGAGTACGTTTACGAATCCTGCCCGTAAGGATCCGGAACTGAATGACTTGATTATCAAGAATAGCAATGCCCGCAACGAAGATGAACTTTTGCCGGGAGCAAAAGAAAAAATCGATGCGCATTACGATTCGTTGATAGAAGAATGGCAGAATTACTCTATTGCCGATGCCCGCGCGAAATCGGCAGAACTGAACAGCCTGCTCAGCTGGCAAGAAAAGAACAAGATCCCCGCATCGGAATGCTTGTGCTTCTTGTTGCACACAGACACTGTTCTTGGAGCAAATGCCGCTTCGCTTGTCGAAGAATGGCTCACGCACCACGGCTACATGAGTGTGCAACTTCAGAAGATCGATTCTCTTTCAACATCTTCGCTCGAAAATTTCGAAAAGGGGCTTGCCTCGCTTGCGGAATGGGCGTTTGCCAACATTCCTTCTCCTGAACAGAGAAGTTCCAACGAAAAGTATGTATTCAATGTGGCGGGCGGATTCAAGTCGGTCTCCGGTTTTATGCAAATTCTTGGACAGTTCCTTGCCGACGAAACGATTTACCTGTTCGAAGGTCACAGCGAAATCCTCTCGATGCCGCACCTCCCCGTGCGCTGGGAAGAAATCGAAACGATCCGCCAGAACTTCAATGACTATCGTCGCGTTTCTCTGGGAATTCCGCCAAAGAATCCGGAACGGCTCAATTCCTTGTGGGTGCGAAACGGCCAGTTTACCCCGTGGGGGCAAATCGCCTGGGAAAGCGCAAAGCAAGAACTGTACGGGGAGAAAGTTCATACATTTGTATGCGATTTAGTCCGAGAGGGTGAAAAGTTTCGCAAGTCAGTAGAAGGGCTGGATGCATTCCGAAAAAAAATCGTCAATGAACGTATTGATGATTTGTGTGCGTTCTTTTTGAGCGGAAAGGTAAAGAATATTCGCCGGCTTGATTACAAGCTTGTGAAGGGTAACCATCCTTGGAGTAATGAATGCGATGCCTGGGCCGACGGCAGCGCCATGCGTCTGTTCTGTAATGAAAAAGGAAATGGCGTAGTTGTTGAATGTCTTGGAAATGCGTTGCATTAA
- a CDS encoding Cas10/Cmr2 second palm domain-containing protein yields the protein MYLCYDIRGIQSFIFRIPKLKYIIGGSALIDQFDRVTIPSLKCAGCELLYAGGGKGTFTCDGDAVSDSLKKMIMEEAHKIGLDIRFGLDEDYLEASRNATEVYPFIPESLEGQPCPTSGLYPVTNGDTHWVVKKRLYKRGEKTFRWYENDLLKSMQWPANLERYKDGQFFHNVSALAENGANDEDGRKGAKALGNRNRWAVICMDGNDMGSQLRKKSESLKGEAPEKMTALLRTMSQAIDCCSREATKAGILAVIDAWSGTKDDDGSLVGEDVVLPIRPIIVGGDDISVICHVSYAMLFVKTVIAKFNEFSKKTPEAWPATGGEITISAGVLFCPVSLPLHTAIDFAESLLASAKSRGRKTTVDGKPAEPCLDWEFVTDSVIDSPAARRQRELMFHDKDLNMTIKLTQRPYTLKDYETVVEPLVSRYAAKSEGDAAGIARSQLHKVLPAMRKGFYDRLAFVASIAKRHNLAQDLAESGYELGGRSCWKDEGDTRSTPVIDAIQLCEENVRMKKETA from the coding sequence ATGTACCTTTGTTACGATATCCGAGGAATTCAGTCCTTCATTTTCAGGATTCCCAAACTGAAATATATCATTGGCGGAAGCGCTCTGATCGACCAGTTTGATAGAGTGACGATCCCGTCGCTGAAATGTGCGGGCTGTGAATTGTTGTATGCCGGTGGCGGCAAGGGCACATTTACCTGCGATGGCGATGCGGTGAGCGATAGCTTGAAAAAGATGATTATGGAAGAAGCTCACAAGATTGGGCTGGACATCCGATTTGGGCTAGATGAAGATTATCTGGAGGCAAGCCGTAACGCCACGGAGGTCTATCCGTTTATTCCTGAATCCTTGGAGGGGCAGCCCTGCCCGACGAGCGGCCTTTATCCGGTAACGAATGGCGATACGCATTGGGTTGTGAAAAAACGACTGTATAAGCGCGGAGAAAAGACTTTCCGCTGGTACGAAAACGACTTACTCAAGAGCATGCAATGGCCGGCGAATTTGGAACGCTACAAGGACGGCCAGTTTTTCCATAATGTAAGTGCTCTTGCTGAGAATGGTGCCAACGACGAGGATGGTCGCAAGGGCGCGAAGGCTTTGGGGAACAGGAATCGTTGGGCGGTCATTTGCATGGATGGCAATGACATGGGGTCACAATTGCGCAAGAAATCGGAATCGCTCAAGGGCGAAGCTCCCGAAAAAATGACAGCATTGTTGCGGACTATGAGTCAGGCGATTGACTGTTGCTCCCGCGAAGCGACCAAGGCCGGTATTCTTGCTGTAATTGATGCATGGTCAGGAACAAAGGACGATGACGGTTCGCTGGTGGGCGAGGATGTCGTTCTGCCGATTCGCCCAATTATTGTTGGTGGCGACGATATTTCGGTGATTTGCCATGTGTCGTATGCGATGCTTTTTGTAAAGACCGTTATTGCGAAGTTTAACGAATTTTCAAAGAAAACGCCTGAGGCTTGGCCTGCGACAGGTGGCGAAATTACGATCTCGGCGGGAGTCCTGTTCTGCCCGGTCTCGCTCCCGTTGCATACGGCGATTGACTTTGCCGAATCGCTTTTGGCGAGTGCGAAAAGTCGAGGCAGAAAGACGACTGTTGATGGAAAACCGGCCGAACCTTGCCTTGACTGGGAATTTGTAACAGACTCCGTTATTGATAGTCCTGCTGCAAGGCGTCAGCGCGAACTGATGTTCCATGACAAGGATTTGAATATGACGATTAAGCTGACTCAAAGGCCCTATACCCTGAAGGATTATGAAACCGTTGTGGAGCCGCTGGTGAGCAGGTATGCTGCTAAGTCGGAAGGCGATGCCGCTGGAATTGCTCGTTCTCAGTTGCATAAGGTGCTGCCAGCAATGCGCAAGGGCTTTTATGACCGTCTGGCGTTTGTCGCGTCCATTGCAAAGAGGCATAACCTGGCGCAGGACCTTGCCGAATCGGGTTATGAACTGGGCGGGCGGTCGTGCTGGAAAGACGAGGGCGACACCCGTTCGACACCGGTGATTGACGCCATTCAGCTGTGCGAAGAAAATGTGCGAATGAAAAAGGAGACTGCATAA
- a CDS encoding IS3 family transposase codes for MQSMSRKGNCLDNAMMENFFGIMKSELLYPNTFRNMDHFKQELRKYIEYYNNDRIKLRLNGMSPVQYRTHNAVLS; via the coding sequence ATCCAGAGCATGAGCCGTAAGGGCAACTGCCTGGACAATGCCATGATGGAGAACTTCTTTGGAATAATGAAGTCAGAGCTTCTCTACCCGAACACGTTCAGAAACATGGACCACTTCAAACAGGAGCTGAGGAAGTATATCGAATACTACAACAACGACCGGATAAAGCTGCGCCTAAACGGAATGAGTCCGGTACAATACCGGACTCATAACGCTGTTTTATCCTAA
- a CDS encoding IS3 family transposase → MKASGLSRSTYYYNLKDGPDRYAVVRKRIKAIHAQNKGRYGYRRIVAQLRNEGYAINHKTVYRLMKEEGLKNVRRRCKYRSYKGEVGKTAPNRLKRNFNTKAPNRKWTTDVTQINIGMDKCYLSPILDMYNGEIVSYAISDHPDLKMVMDMLDRAYAKKRTWKRLVLHSD, encoded by the coding sequence CTGAAGGCTAGCGGGCTGTCCCGCTCCACGTACTACTACAACCTCAAGGATGGCCCCGACCGCTACGCCGTCGTGCGCAAGCGAATCAAGGCCATACACGCCCAGAACAAGGGCCGCTATGGCTACCGCCGCATCGTGGCCCAGCTCCGGAACGAGGGCTATGCCATAAACCACAAGACGGTCTATCGGCTCATGAAGGAAGAAGGCCTGAAGAACGTGCGCAGGCGCTGCAAGTACCGCTCGTACAAGGGCGAGGTCGGCAAGACCGCCCCGAACAGGCTCAAGCGGAACTTCAACACAAAGGCCCCCAACAGGAAATGGACTACCGACGTGACTCAGATAAACATCGGCATGGACAAGTGCTACCTGTCGCCGATACTCGACATGTATAACGGCGAGATAGTCAGCTACGCAATCTCGGACCATCCGGACCTGAAGATGGTAATGGACATGCTGGACAGGGCATATGCGAAGAAGCGTACCTGGAAGCGACTGGTTCTGCACTCGGATTAG
- a CDS encoding deoxycytidylate deaminase, whose product MNEERRKLRDDVYTQMMLAQARLSKDANTQMGAVLVSGDGRVLSTGYNGAPASFDDATIPYTREKQKLAYDLLDADSGALISHHEFEANKYPFMVHAEINALHYARGKVPPGSKLYVIGFPCERCALEVSLSGVSEVFVTKDDYDPKSTLNNSRDTAYYMFAQAGIIVTICGKRMRPVISKVQ is encoded by the coding sequence ATGAACGAAGAACGTCGAAAGTTGAGAGATGATGTTTACACACAAATGATGCTCGCCCAGGCGCGCCTGTCGAAAGACGCCAACACGCAGATGGGCGCCGTGCTCGTATCGGGCGATGGTCGCGTTCTCAGCACGGGCTATAACGGTGCCCCGGCAAGCTTTGACGACGCCACCATCCCGTACACCCGTGAAAAGCAAAAGCTTGCCTACGATCTTTTAGACGCCGACTCAGGCGCCCTCATTTCGCACCACGAGTTCGAAGCGAACAAGTACCCGTTCATGGTCCACGCCGAAATCAATGCGCTGCATTACGCCCGCGGAAAGGTTCCCCCAGGTTCCAAGCTCTACGTTATCGGCTTCCCCTGCGAACGTTGCGCTCTCGAAGTTTCCCTGTCCGGCGTCTCGGAAGTTTTCGTCACCAAGGACGATTACGACCCCAAGTCCACGCTCAACAACAGCCGCGACACAGCCTACTACATGTTCGCTCAAGCAGGCATCATCGTCACGATCTGCGGCAAGCGCATGCGCCCCGTCATTTCTAAGGTTCAGTGA